A genomic segment from Dechloromonas denitrificans encodes:
- a CDS encoding GNAT family N-acetyltransferase, with amino-acid sequence MTSPLAIYPTDLTSPQHALAFIDLLEHYARDPMGGGEGLADYARTHLVEQLKNLPTFHGALAFLGKKPVGLINCFTGFSTFSAKPLLNIHDLVVHADLRGQGIGQALLQWAEMQARQLGCCKLTLEILANNRPAMRSYERAGFAPYVLDPAAGQALLMQKYLQEV; translated from the coding sequence ATGACTTCCCCGCTTGCCATTTATCCGACCGATCTGACCTCGCCGCAGCATGCTCTAGCCTTCATCGACTTGCTCGAACACTACGCCCGTGACCCGATGGGCGGCGGCGAGGGGCTTGCCGATTACGCCAGGACGCATCTGGTCGAACAACTGAAAAACTTGCCGACTTTCCACGGTGCACTGGCGTTTTTGGGCAAAAAACCGGTTGGCCTGATCAACTGCTTTACCGGCTTTTCCACCTTTTCTGCCAAGCCGCTGCTCAATATTCACGATCTCGTCGTCCATGCTGATCTGCGTGGCCAGGGCATCGGCCAGGCGCTGCTACAATGGGCCGAAATGCAGGCTCGGCAACTTGGCTGCTGCAAGCTGACGCTGGAAATTCTTGCGAATAATCGCCCGGCCATGCGGTCGTATGAGCGCGCCGGTTTCGCGCCCTATGTGCTGGACCCGGCTGCGGGCCAGGCCTTGCTTATGCAGAAATATCTTCAGGAGGTTTGA
- the cbpB gene encoding peptide-modifying radical SAM enzyme CbpB, which produces MNAVLTERAARGTLFQPVDIGHPVYAAVTDPQTAFWALVDKTRAHEAGRDPALLAAYGAKAEQFAQELHALRFGLKPSGVYLNPTERCNLNCTYCYLPDTQRSGGSHMPVETLLASLGKLRDYFRSVMPPDRKPRAIFHGAEPLMNAPAVFEAIDAFADDFVFGLQTNGTLLDDKALDFLTSRNVSIGLSLDGPVADITDATRRTWGGKSVHAKVLRAMEKLRGYGSWSVITTCTTENLPYLTRMVELFHAYEVPTCMLNTLRCTLPGARGVKPADGDMAKAFFAAMDRTYELYQETGRKLMVANFANILIGILAPTARRLMCDISPCGGGRAFFALAADGSLYPCSEFIGLPRFNGGSLLTGGVEAALASAAFKEVTTRDVDRFSPCGDCAIRHFCGSPCPAEAVEMNGGMDKIGAFCDFYKEQVNYALRLIADGKADDYLWDGWDEGTETVFALS; this is translated from the coding sequence ATGAACGCAGTGCTCACCGAGCGTGCCGCCCGCGGCACGCTTTTCCAGCCGGTCGATATCGGCCACCCGGTCTATGCTGCGGTGACCGATCCGCAAACCGCCTTCTGGGCGCTGGTCGACAAGACCCGGGCCCACGAAGCCGGCCGCGATCCGGCGCTGCTTGCCGCCTACGGCGCCAAGGCCGAACAGTTCGCGCAGGAGCTGCATGCCTTGCGCTTCGGCCTCAAACCTTCCGGCGTTTATTTGAACCCGACCGAGCGCTGCAATCTCAACTGCACCTACTGCTACCTGCCCGATACCCAGCGCAGCGGCGGCAGCCACATGCCGGTCGAGACGCTGCTCGCCTCGCTCGGCAAGCTGCGCGACTACTTCCGTTCGGTGATGCCGCCCGACCGCAAGCCACGGGCCATTTTCCACGGCGCCGAGCCGCTGATGAACGCGCCGGCCGTCTTCGAAGCCATTGATGCCTTCGCCGACGATTTCGTCTTCGGTCTGCAGACCAACGGCACCTTGCTCGACGACAAGGCGCTCGACTTCCTGACCTCGCGCAATGTCAGCATCGGCCTGTCGCTGGATGGTCCGGTGGCGGACATTACCGACGCCACCCGGCGGACCTGGGGCGGCAAGAGCGTGCACGCCAAGGTGCTGCGGGCGATGGAGAAGCTGCGCGGCTACGGCTCGTGGAGCGTCATCACGACCTGCACGACCGAAAACCTGCCCTACCTGACGCGCATGGTCGAACTGTTCCATGCCTATGAAGTGCCGACCTGCATGCTCAACACCCTGCGCTGCACCTTGCCCGGTGCCCGTGGGGTCAAGCCGGCCGACGGCGACATGGCCAAAGCCTTCTTCGCCGCGATGGACCGGACCTATGAGCTCTACCAGGAAACCGGGCGCAAGCTGATGGTGGCCAATTTCGCCAATATCCTGATCGGCATTCTGGCCCCGACGGCGCGTCGGCTGATGTGCGACATCTCGCCCTGCGGCGGCGGCCGTGCCTTCTTCGCGCTGGCCGCCGACGGCAGCCTCTACCCGTGCAGCGAGTTCATCGGCCTGCCGCGCTTCAACGGCGGCAGCCTGCTGACCGGCGGCGTCGAGGCGGCGCTAGCTTCGGCTGCCTTCAAGGAGGTGACGACGCGTGACGTCGACCGGTTCAGCCCGTGCGGCGACTGCGCGATCCGCCACTTCTGCGGCTCGCCGTGCCCGGCTGAAGCGGTCGAGATGAACGGCGGCATGGACAAGATCGGTGCCTTCTGCGATTTCTACAAGGAGCAGGTCAATTACGCCCTGCGCCTGATCGCCGACGGCAAGGCCGATGACTATCTGTGGGACGGCTGGGACGAGGGGACGGAAACCGTTTTTGCGCTGAGTTGA
- the ubiA gene encoding 4-hydroxybenzoate octaprenyltransferase — MVVTNIRFVIEKLDLYTKLMRLDKPIGILLLLWPTLWGLWLAAAAWPDWTVLSVFVLGTVLMRSAGCVINDYADRDFDKHVERTRERPLTAGRVTVREAMALFAGLSLLAFALVLMLGNPLVIALSIPAVFLAASYPFTKRFLAIPQAYLGIAFGFGIPMAYAAQLGQVPAEAWWLLLANVFWAVAYDTEYAMVDRDDDLKIGIKTSAITFGRFDVAAVMACYGMTLLLLGWIGHGRGCGPVFFLALGIAAGIMAVHYRWIRRRERMACFKAFLHNNYVGAVIFVGIALDFWLK; from the coding sequence ATGGTTGTGACAAATATTCGATTTGTGATTGAAAAACTCGATCTTTATACAAAGCTGATGCGGCTCGACAAGCCGATCGGCATCCTGCTGTTGCTTTGGCCGACCCTCTGGGGGTTGTGGCTGGCCGCGGCGGCCTGGCCTGACTGGACGGTCCTGTCGGTATTCGTGCTTGGCACCGTGCTGATGCGTTCGGCCGGATGCGTGATCAACGATTATGCCGACCGTGATTTCGACAAGCATGTCGAGCGTACCCGGGAGCGTCCCCTGACGGCTGGGCGGGTGACGGTTCGAGAAGCCATGGCCCTGTTTGCCGGTCTTTCCCTGCTGGCTTTTGCGCTCGTCCTGATGCTCGGCAATCCGCTGGTAATCGCCTTGTCGATCCCGGCCGTCTTCCTGGCTGCGAGCTATCCTTTTACCAAGCGCTTCCTGGCCATTCCGCAAGCGTATCTGGGGATTGCCTTTGGTTTCGGCATCCCGATGGCCTACGCCGCACAACTCGGTCAGGTGCCGGCCGAAGCCTGGTGGCTGCTGCTGGCCAATGTTTTCTGGGCGGTCGCCTACGATACCGAATATGCCATGGTCGACCGTGACGATGACCTGAAAATCGGCATCAAGACGTCGGCGATTACTTTTGGCCGGTTCGATGTGGCAGCGGTCATGGCCTGCTACGGCATGACCTTGCTGCTGCTTGGCTGGATTGGCCATGGGCGGGGTTGTGGCCCGGTTTTCTTTCTGGCGCTGGGCATTGCTGCCGGGATCATGGCGGTTCATTACCGCTGGATTCGTCGGCGCGAGCGCATGGCGTGCTTCAAGGCTTTCTTGCATAACAACTATGTCGGCGCGGTGATTTTTGTCGGCATTGCACTGGATTTCTGGCTCAAATGA
- the ubiD gene encoding 4-hydroxy-3-polyprenylbenzoate decarboxylase, whose translation MKYHDLRDFMSQLEKTGELKRVTVDVDTRLEMTEICDRVLRAEGPAILFEQPVSGSTRHDIPVLANLFGTPKRVALGMGEESVQALREVGKLLAYLKEPEPPKGLKDAWDKLPILKQVLNMAPKTVSTAPCQEIVWEGKDVDLARLPIQHCWPGDIAPLITWGLVVTKGPHKNRQNLGIYRQQVLGPNKVIMRWLAHRGGALDFREHQLANPGQPFPVAVVLGCDPATILGAVTPVPDSLSEYQFAGLLRGGKTELVKCIGSALQVPASAEIVLEGVIHPDEMALEGPYGDHTGYYNEQAEFPVFTVDRITMRKKPIYHSTYTGKPPDEPAVLGVALNEVFVPLLQKQYPEIVDFYLPPEGCSYRMAIVSIKKAYPGHAKRIMFGIWSFLRQFMYTKTIIVVDDDIDIRDWKEVIWAMTTRMDATRDTTLVDNTPIDYLDFASPVAGLGSKMGLDATNKWPGETTREWGRPIVMDDGVKKRVDSMWQELGL comes from the coding sequence ATGAAATATCACGACTTGCGCGACTTCATGTCGCAACTGGAAAAGACCGGTGAATTGAAGCGTGTCACGGTCGACGTCGATACGCGCCTCGAAATGACCGAGATCTGCGACCGCGTGTTGCGCGCCGAGGGGCCGGCCATTCTCTTCGAGCAGCCGGTCAGCGGTTCGACCCGGCACGACATTCCGGTCCTCGCCAACCTGTTCGGCACGCCCAAACGCGTTGCGCTCGGCATGGGCGAGGAGTCGGTGCAGGCCTTGCGCGAGGTCGGCAAGCTGCTCGCCTACCTGAAGGAGCCGGAGCCGCCGAAAGGCCTCAAGGATGCCTGGGACAAGCTGCCCATCCTCAAGCAGGTTTTGAATATGGCACCGAAAACGGTGTCGACCGCGCCGTGCCAGGAAATCGTCTGGGAAGGCAAGGATGTCGATCTGGCGCGCCTGCCGATCCAGCATTGCTGGCCGGGTGACATCGCACCGCTGATCACCTGGGGCCTGGTCGTCACCAAGGGGCCGCACAAGAACCGGCAGAATCTCGGCATCTACCGCCAGCAGGTGCTCGGCCCGAACAAGGTGATCATGCGCTGGCTGGCGCATCGCGGCGGCGCACTCGATTTTCGCGAGCACCAGCTGGCCAATCCCGGCCAGCCTTTCCCGGTCGCCGTCGTGCTCGGCTGCGATCCGGCGACCATTCTTGGCGCGGTAACGCCGGTGCCGGATTCGCTGTCGGAATACCAGTTCGCCGGCCTGCTGCGCGGCGGCAAGACCGAACTGGTCAAATGCATCGGCTCGGCTCTGCAGGTGCCGGCCTCGGCCGAAATCGTGCTGGAGGGCGTGATTCATCCCGATGAAATGGCGCTCGAAGGGCCGTATGGCGACCACACCGGTTACTACAATGAGCAGGCCGAATTCCCGGTCTTTACGGTCGACCGCATCACGATGCGCAAAAAGCCGATCTACCACAGCACCTACACCGGCAAGCCGCCCGACGAGCCGGCCGTGCTCGGCGTTGCGCTGAACGAAGTGTTCGTGCCCCTGCTCCAGAAGCAGTACCCGGAAATCGTCGATTTCTACCTGCCGCCGGAAGGCTGCTCGTACCGGATGGCCATCGTCAGCATCAAGAAGGCTTACCCCGGCCACGCCAAGCGCATCATGTTCGGCATCTGGTCCTTCCTGCGCCAGTTCATGTACACCAAGACGATCATCGTGGTGGATGACGACATCGACATCCGCGACTGGAAGGAAGTGATCTGGGCGATGACGACGCGCATGGACGCGACGCGCGACACGACGCTGGTCGACAACACGCCGATCGACTACCTCGACTTCGCATCGCCGGTGGCCGGCCTCGGCTCCAAGATGGGCCTGGATGCCACCAACAAGTGGCCGGGTGAAACGACGCGCGAATGGGGGCGGCCGATTGTCATGGACGACGGCGTCAAGAAGCGAGTCGATTCAATGTGGCAGGAACTAGGCCTTTAG
- the cbpA gene encoding modified peptide precursor CbpA, with translation MSQIVSQVASNAVETQPATAQQAQPVAPTIAIRKSCNPDGIGLSHYVLMDRKAAK, from the coding sequence ATGTCCCAGATCGTCTCTCAAGTCGCGTCCAACGCCGTTGAAACCCAGCCGGCCACTGCGCAGCAAGCGCAGCCTGTCGCCCCGACCATCGCCATCCGCAAGAGCTGCAATCCGGACGGTATCGGCCTGTCGCACTATGTGCTGATGGACCGGAAGGCGGCCAAATGA
- a CDS encoding methyl-accepting chemotaxis protein, whose product MNIKQRLVLLLALSVIALLAVGGFGLRGIIIEQDAIEDIGGNRMPSVMALLTFKEAITNLSRSTYQTMTLHSGISAEKKRTEMEVIRQRKQDANKTLAESSKAYEATYADATEQALWNEAKRHLGQWLEAEGQIVRAEEKLSKATTDEAFNSQTNEIRELIAQRRTLTKMLNDSLQKVIDLNLTEGQKSFKMAQQAASDAKQAAIIVITLSAILIVGFGLSILRAIMRPIDIARDTVVEIAATNDLTKRVAYTASDEIGSMVSALNRMLEKVQTSMHSIQDSMGEVKGAVSALSIASNEVATSSASQSSAAASMAANIEELTVSINTVSDSAGDARKLATESADISEEGGQIIQRTVDEMGTISETVSRASSVIESLGKDADQISAVVQVIKDVADQTNLLALNAAIEAARAGEQGRGFAVVADEVRKLAERTTKSTLDIAGMVNTIQQSANKAVGEMQQVVGQVAQGRELANNAGLRMNNIQQSAQHVTAAIVDISSALKEQSIASQDIARHVENIAQMTDENHAAADHTADSARRLDTLSQDVAQVISSFRV is encoded by the coding sequence ATGAACATCAAACAAAGACTCGTCTTGCTGCTGGCTTTATCAGTCATTGCCTTGTTGGCAGTCGGCGGATTCGGACTGCGCGGCATCATCATCGAACAAGATGCGATCGAAGACATCGGTGGCAACAGAATGCCTTCAGTCATGGCTTTGCTGACCTTCAAGGAAGCCATTACCAATCTCTCGAGAAGCACCTACCAGACAATGACGCTGCACAGCGGCATCAGTGCGGAAAAAAAACGCACCGAGATGGAAGTAATCAGGCAACGGAAGCAAGATGCGAACAAGACATTGGCCGAATCAAGTAAGGCTTATGAAGCGACCTATGCCGATGCAACAGAACAAGCCTTGTGGAATGAAGCCAAACGACACTTGGGCCAATGGCTGGAGGCCGAAGGCCAGATTGTTCGTGCCGAGGAAAAACTCAGCAAGGCCACAACAGATGAAGCCTTCAATAGCCAAACCAACGAAATACGTGAATTAATTGCACAGCGTCGGACGCTGACCAAAATGCTGAACGACAGCTTGCAAAAGGTTATCGACCTCAATCTGACAGAAGGTCAGAAATCTTTCAAAATGGCTCAGCAAGCAGCCAGCGATGCCAAGCAGGCGGCAATTATCGTGATCACGCTGTCGGCGATACTGATCGTCGGGTTCGGTCTGTCCATCCTGCGTGCCATCATGCGTCCGATCGACATTGCCCGCGACACGGTGGTCGAGATTGCTGCGACCAACGACCTGACCAAACGCGTCGCATACACCGCCAGCGATGAAATCGGCAGCATGGTCAGCGCGCTCAACCGAATGCTGGAAAAGGTGCAAACCTCGATGCACAGCATTCAAGACAGTATGGGAGAGGTCAAGGGAGCTGTCTCGGCCCTCTCGATCGCCTCGAACGAGGTTGCCACCAGTTCAGCCAGCCAAAGCTCTGCCGCTGCCTCGATGGCAGCCAACATCGAGGAACTGACGGTTAGCATCAACACCGTCAGCGACAGCGCCGGCGACGCCCGGAAACTGGCCACCGAATCGGCCGATATTTCCGAAGAAGGTGGTCAGATCATTCAGCGGACAGTCGATGAAATGGGCACGATCAGTGAAACAGTGTCTCGTGCCTCATCCGTCATCGAGTCGCTCGGCAAGGATGCCGACCAGATTTCTGCCGTTGTTCAGGTAATCAAGGATGTGGCCGACCAGACCAACCTGCTTGCACTCAATGCGGCGATCGAGGCCGCCCGTGCCGGCGAACAGGGTCGCGGTTTTGCCGTGGTGGCGGATGAGGTCCGGAAACTGGCCGAGCGGACGACCAAGTCCACCCTGGACATTGCCGGCATGGTCAATACCATCCAGCAATCAGCTAACAAAGCCGTGGGCGAAATGCAGCAAGTGGTCGGCCAGGTGGCACAAGGCCGCGAACTGGCCAACAACGCCGGGCTGCGGATGAACAATATCCAGCAATCGGCCCAGCACGTCACGGCAGCCATCGTCGACATCAGCAGCGCGCTCAAGGAACAGAGCATTGCCAGCCAGGATATCGCCCGCCACGTCGAGAACATCGCCCAGATGACCGATGAAAACCATGCGGCAGCGGATCACACGGCGGATAGCGCCCGTCGCCTCGATACGCTGTCACAGGACGTCGCGCAGGTTATTTCCAGCTTCCGCGTATAA